GTATACTTTTTTATTCCTGTCTAGCAGCTGCCACAGCCACTAGTACTGGGTGTTAAttgtctttttgttttgactaatttttttatttgtgtGCTCGGTTTCCTCTTGGTACATTCCATTCTTTATGCCAAGCCATGATGCAATCATATTACGGTCACGTTAGAACCCAGCAAGACGCTATTCTTCTGTTTGAAGCATGTAGACAGGGTCTAATTCCCCGGATTCGACGTCGCTTGTCTGAAAGAGAGAGGTTCCAGATCACCTCTGGATGTGTATATATTTGGGATGAACAAGAAGCAGGCATGCGACGATGGACTGACGGAAAGTCTTGGAGTGCCAGTCGTGTAAGTGGTGCGTTTCTGACTTACCGAGAAATGGACGGGTCTAGACGACCGTCGAGTCCTGATGGAAAGCAATCAGATTCTGCTGATGGATCTCCTCAGGGCAGTTCCCCACAAATGAAGAAACGAACGAAATTCTGGGATAATGATGTTTCCGTTTCGTCATCCACACCTGCCTCGAgttctgcttctgatagTGGCTCTGGCAATGGGTCGGAGGAAGGCTATCGGTATAAACCAAATGGTCTTTATAAACAAAGCTTTTCCATCACCACATCATCCAACTTAAAATTGCATCTTATCAGTTACTACCGAAAAGAGGATATAATATCTGGCAAATTAGTCCAACCTACATCAGATCCTCGTATAAAAGACCTGCCTATTCCCCTCAACCTATATCCTGACACGTCTCCTGGAGTATCACTTATTCCTGCCATCACTAATGCCCCATTAGTGGGTCGCCATCAAATGCCCACTGCTGACGGGATCAAAGATCCAATGGGCATTCTTGTTAAGAACGAGAGTTTCCCTCAGAATGGAAATAACCACAATGGCCTCCAGAAAACTGGCGGCTTTGGCGAGCTAACGGGCTCTCCCACTCCCCAGTATTCTAATTTTGCATCTTCGACAAGTACTATGCCACCCTCACCATCAGGTGTCCCACCAAACACCATGGTAGTTCATAATGGTCCAGAGGCTCAGTATTACCAACAGGctacaccaccagcagGTCCCTATATCCTCcatcctcaacaacaacctttGACATACCACAACCCCTCTCAACCACCACATGTCCAAGTGCTTTCACCACCAGaccaacagccacaaccacaaccacaaccacaatcCCAACAACAGGGTCCTCAACTACCActacctccaccacctcctcaacaacaaccacaacaatcgcagcaacaacaattacCACAAATACAGAtacatcaacagcagcagcaaatgTCGCAAAGACTGCCAGGACCACCTCAACCACCTGCAGGCCACCCACCCCCTTCGACATCACCACGCCCAATGCTTCCTCTTGGTAGTCCATTTAACGGAACACAACCCGTTCTCAATACCTCATCGCTCACCAGATCCGACATGCCCCACGGACTGGGCCCAGCCGCCCAATTTGCCGAAGATAGAAGAGTCATCAACATCCTGGACAAAGCATTAATCATCTAATCATGGTCCTGACTCGCCCCATTTTATGAAGTTATTATTACCACTGGCTGGCCATTATATATCTACTGCCACATGGTCTGGCGTtcaattatttatttattttcccCTTATTCTCGCCCAACGGGcactgtgcctccggcggctggggctccgccccagaccccgtagctcctgcttcgcaggagattcttgggaccgtcgacggagCGACTCGGGCCTAGCGacaggagctacggggtctggggcagaaCCTCAGCAAAGGGTCCCAGAATCTCGGGAATGCCGCCAGCGCGCATATTCAGTTTCACCCTAGCCCAAAAATTCAGCGAATGAAAACTAGTTATTAGCCAACCCCTACCCTGGCACTTTTTGCGTGAGACGAAGTTTCGTGAACCGGGCAATAGCAGTTCAGGTGTCCAGTTGTACATTATCCACTCCGGAACATAAAAAAGTCCAATCTACAGCCCAAGATGTCTTTCATTGCTAAGCGTGGTCTTTCTACCCTTATTCCTCCCAAGATTGCATCCCCTGCTGTAAGTATTGACTGGTGGTAACGGCGGTTATAGGAGGTTTCGGAACGAGGTGTGATGGAAACAGGTTTGATGAGATGAAGAAAGTGAAATTACAGGTCCTCCGCTGATTCGAATTTGATGGGGGTTTTTTGGACAAATATGTTAGAATTATATCGACAAGTTACGTCTCGAACAAGCAATTGGATGAGCAACAATCGTGTTTACAGCAGGTCGAAGTTATAGCATTCCACGAGAAGCAACAGTGTGATTGAGAGTCCTAGAAATATCCGCCATCACTCAGCTTATTCGGTTTTATGAACAGAGCATCGAAAGTTTAATAGGAATTAAGCGAAAAGACCAAGTTCGAAGGGGATAGACAGAAATTTGAAAGTGACGAAGTGAGAGGATGGGGTTTCTTCGATAAGAGTACGGTTCGTTAGTTTCTGGCAGCGACCTCATATTCGACTGTAGATATTACTCGGACTCAGTTTATGCCTCAAATGTCTGTTTTTCAAGTAAAAAACTTCGATATTAAAAGGTATCGATAACTTGCGTAGAGGTTGACTCGGAATGGCGGAAACCCACTCAAGGTATCAAACGCTTTTTATGGGAATTAAACACTGTTTTAAAAGCATGATACTTACTTTGTCATACTGGTTTATGCTACTTTTCGactgtttattttatcttAAAATGCCTATAATGAGATTCACAAAGACCGTAGATgctttctcttttcttaACCTTCCACGCCTTTGACTCAAA
The Sugiyamaella lignohabitans strain CBS 10342 chromosome A, complete sequence genome window above contains:
- the MIT1 gene encoding Mit1p (Transcriptional regulator of pseudohyphal growth; protein with sequence similarity to S. pombe gti1+ (gluconate transport inducer 1) and C. albicans Wor1; GO_component: GO:0005737 - cytoplasm [Evidence IEA,IEA]; GO_component: GO:0005737 - cytoplasm [Evidence IDA] [PMID 14562095]; GO_component: GO:0005634 - nucleus [Evidence IEA,IEA]; GO_component: GO:0005634 - nucleus [Evidence IDA] [PMID 14562095]; GO_function: GO:0003674 - molecular_function [Evidence ND]; GO_process: GO:0008150 - biological_process [Evidence ND]), producing MMQSYYGHVRTQQDAILLFEACRQGLIPRIRRRLSERERFQITSGCVYIWDEQEAGMRRWTDGKSWSASRVSGAFLTYREMDGSRRPSSPDGKQSDSADGSPQGSSPQMKKRTKFWDNDVSVSSSTPASSSASDSGSGNGSEEGYRYKPNGLYKQSFSITTSSNLKLHLISYYRKEDIISGKLVQPTSDPRIKDLPIPLNLYPDTSPGVSLIPAITNAPLVGRHQMPTADGIKDPMGILVKNESFPQNGNNHNGLQKTGGFGELTGSPTPQYSNFASSTSTMPPSPSGVPPNTMVVHNGPEAQYYQQATPPAGPYILHPQQQPLTYHNPSQPPHVQVLSPPDQQPQPQPQPQSQQQGPQLPLPPPPPQQQPQQSQQQQLPQIQIHQQQQQMSQRLPGPPQPPAGHPPPSTSPRPMLPLGSPFNGTQPVLNTSSLTRSDMPHGLGPAAQFAEDRRVINILDKALII